One genomic window of Medicago truncatula cultivar Jemalong A17 chromosome 1, MtrunA17r5.0-ANR, whole genome shotgun sequence includes the following:
- the LOC112420421 gene encoding uncharacterized protein encodes MISSLLQVDTEDVWTWTPDPVEGYTVRVAYRTIIDRTPPTNIVPAALLWRKDVPVKVSVFPWRLFRHRLPSKTNLFRRGIIPSEAQLCISGCGQQESETHLFLSCTLFGHIWQLIRNWLGVYSADPGNIVDHFHQFGTSSGYGKLRCSLKHLIWFATVWEIWKERNDRIFRGQERSHYQMLEAIKLLSFWWFKVKFTVFPYCFHDWC; translated from the coding sequence ATGATTTCCTCTTTGTTGCAGGTTGATACTGAAGATGTCTGGACGTGGACTCCTGATCCTGTGGAGGGGTATACGGTTAGGGTGGCCTATCGTACGATCATTGATAGGACGCCTCCCACTAATATTGTTCCAGCGGCTCTCTTATGGAGAAAGGATGTCCCGGTGAAGGTGTCGGTTTTTCCTTGGCGTCTTTTTCGGCATAGATTGCCTTCTAAAACAAATCTGTTTCGTCGAGGCATTATTCCTTCTGAGGCTCAACTATGTATTAGTGGTTGCGGTCAACAGGAGTCCGAGactcatttgtttttatcttgtaCTCTTTTTGGTCATATTTGGCAGCTTATTCGGAATTGGCTTGGTGTTTATTCTGCGGATCCGGGTAACATTGTGGATCATTTTCATCAGTTTGGCACTTCTTCAGGTTACGGAAAATTAAGATGCTCTCTTAagcatttgatttggtttgcaaCTGTATGGGAGATATGGAAAGAAAGGAATGACAGAATTTTTCGTGGTCAAGAACGTTCTCATTATCAAATGTTGGAGGCCATTAAACTTCTCTCGTTTTGGTGGTTTAAGGTTAAATTTACTGTATTTCCTTATTGTTTTCATGATTGGTGCTAG